The following are encoded in a window of Hirundo rustica isolate bHirRus1 chromosome 23, bHirRus1.pri.v3, whole genome shotgun sequence genomic DNA:
- the BARX2 gene encoding homeobox protein BarH-like 2, whose product MHGQPQPQPRPGPQPPARPKAGRRRYKTFMIDEILSKETCDYFEKLSLYSVCPSLLVRPKPLHSCAGSPSLRAYPLISVITRQPPVLPQLLPATGSSRVLPAQPCVGAAGVDVSPSEAQGSSESEAEQPPPRSKKPRRSRTIFTEIQLMGLEKKFQKQKYLSTPDRLDLAQSLGLTQLQVKTWYQNRRMKWKKMVLKGGQEAPTKPKGRPKKNSIPTSEEIEAEEKMNSQAQSQVQDGSQASEEPKLTEENPEEVLLETEKSPQHIAEPSSEETTPLS is encoded by the exons ATGCAcggccagccccagccccagccccggcccggcccgcagcccccggcgcGGCCCAAGGCAGGCAGGAGGCGCTACAAGACCTTCATGATCGACGAGATCCTCTCCAAGGAGACGTGCGACTACTTCGAGAAACTTTCGCTGTACTCGGTGTGCCCGTCGCTCCTGGTTCGGCCCAAGCCGCTGCACTCGTGCGCCG ggTCCCCTTCTCTGCGGGCGTATCCTCTCATCTCCGTCATCACCCGGCAGCCGCCcgtcctgccccagctgctccccgCCACCGGCAGCTCCcgggtgctgccagcccagccctgcgtGGGGGCCGCAGGCGTGGATGTTTCCCCCAGCGAGGCCCAGGGCAGCAGCGAGTctgaggcagagcagcccccacCACGGTCGAAGAAGCCGCGCAGGAGTCGGACCATCTTCACCGAGATCCAGCTCATGGGCCTGGAGAAGAAATTCCAGAAGCAGAAGTACTTGTCCACCCCTGACAG GCTCGACCTAGCCCAATCCTTAGGGCTGACTCAGCTCCAGGTGAAGACATGGTACCAGAACCGTAGGATGAAGTGGAAGAAAATG GTGTTGAAGGGTGGACAGGAAGCTCCAACAAAGCCCAAAGGCCGTCCAAAGAAAAACTCCATTCCCACCTCGGAGGAGATcgaagcagaggagaaaatgaaCAGCCAGGCTCAGAGTCAGGTGCAGGACGGATCTCAAGCCTCTGAGGAGCCAAAACTAACAGAGGAGAACCCAGAAGAAGTCCTACTGGAGACAGAGAAGTCTCCACAACATATAGCAGAGCCTTCCTCAGAGGAGACTACACCATTAAgttaa